The genome window ATCTGCATgttcatggtttttttttttgtggataTAATAAACTGAAAATGCTTCAAGAGTTAAACTTTATTGATAAAACTCCACAGATTCGTGAAAATTATGACATTCGTCCCGAAGTTCAtgtgtttgattgttgatttgtAGTGATTTGTTATGATCGGTTTTTGTTAATTTTAGTTCTAGTTAGCTAATTAGGTGAAAATTTGTAGTTAGTTTCAGATTTGTAGTGATTCATAATGCTCGTTTGTTTTTAGTTTTAGTTCTAGTTAGTTGATTAGGTGAAAATTTCAAGTTGAATTTTAGGTTATGTAGAAGTTTAATTGATTATTCTGACCCGTTAAAGCAGTTCGGGTGGGAACAGTACGGGTTGTAAATGAGTAAATCGGAATGTGTTATGCTGTGATTGTTGGTGTTGATGATTAATTGATTGATTAATTTAAGGTTGATGTTACTCTTTCCGATGGAACTTTGGCCAGAGTTGCCGTACCTAGCGGCGCTTCTACAGGTTTGGTGTTTTAGCAGTTATTTATACTTTGAGTAGCTTGTATATAAGTGTTGTATTGGTTCATGagaaatttataaaatttatttgAAAAAAATGGTTTATAGGTATATATGAAGCTTTGGATTTAAGAGATGGAGGTTCAGATATCTTGGTAAAGGTTTCTTGAAGGTGTGTGTTACTCTTGATTTTCCATGGTTTTGCTCAAGTTTTTAAGTTTTGAAATGATGACACGAGATCAAATTTGACTTGTTTAGCTACAACTGAAATTAGGTTGTTGATTAACCTTGAGTGCTTGTAACTTGTTTAGCTACAACTGAAATTAGGTTGTTGATGACACGAGATCAAATTAGGTACCGGATAACTAACTAAGAGTCAGAATTATGTGTAGTTTGGAAACTTGAAGTCGGTTTCGGATTATCGAAAAGTTTTATGGTACTTATGTTGTTCGGATCAAGTGAGGAGGTGAAGAGAATACGACttgcttggatttttgtattgtttaaaaagaaaaagggggagtaaaaatttttgaaattcctATTTTCTTTGTAAATCAAAAGCTCGTGGTGCTACATCgaaacaagttcatgtttactatCTTTGAGATTAACTTAGTGTTAATCTTACCGGTGGCGAAGTGTTTATAACATGAAGCAAGTTAGAGCTAGTGTATGATTGAGTTTTGTCAAGTTTGTTCGAGGTTTAATCAAGTGTTGACGTGATGAAGCAAATTGTTCGTTTGGCAAGTAGTTGAAGGTCATGCCTTTATCGTATGCCGTTTAGAGTATAGAAGATTAGTCTTCTTGGTACCTCTTCCAAGTGGGTGTCTGAACGGATTCTCGAAATAGGGGTTCTTACATTGAGGGGGAGATCAGAGACGAAAGTCATTGGGTAATTGGTGGATTTGTGAAGATACGAGATTGGATCTTGAAGATTCGAGATTAAATGATTTCAGACACTCGGTTGAAGACTctgatcaagatggtggatgtacttttacaaagttcagtttgttattaacGTATCGAACTGAGCTTCATGTCTTTGTGAAATTTAAAGTGTTCAAGGCTGggcattggaaatccaatgtttctttctgctGTTGGTTAGGTTTGATgattaatgtatcgagcgatATTCTTACATATGGTTGTAGGTCGGTTCGCGTTAACTTGATTCAGGAGTAGATTGAGGGGGaggatcaacagtgtttgatgttggattcttcggGTTTCACAAAGAGGCCATttaagtgatcgtcagcaagtctttaattagaagggttgaagatcgtTGTGCTCTGCCAGAAAGATCAAGTCTCAGCCAAAGTTGAAAGCAGCTATGATATCATCAGTCAAGGTggagtctgtaagtgcagtaTCCGGTGACTGAAGATATCAATGTCAGATAGAACTGATAGCAACAGTTAAGGGAgagactgtaagtgcagttcctgcagggtaactgtcgcttatcagttctgtgtcaaccaaagcagaagtccaagttaaagtcaatgaTAATGAAGATTATCAATTGCTGAAGGCATTTCAGACTACTTTCTAGTGTTTCGGATTATTGTATTGTTTTGTATCCCGGACAATGTGTTTTGTccgggtttagtccctagcctatatatatgtgtgtattgtgtagattagggcaacCCTTTAGTGCTTGGTGCACATCTCACAAGATCCCATCCATTCTCCATCACAGTGtgtattctagagagagagggagactatgtgttagtgagagaaagctaggtttagatctttgtgatctaaaccaccttgtagatgatgtatactcctttggtttgtgtaatctgtgatgactgattcatcaataaagagattcatcttctacatcttcTTCATGttgttcatattttgttcttcatttcttgaatcaagtgcaatgtttgatgttcgtcatcgatccggtgctttcacaggtgtaagtgcagttcctgcagggtaactgtcgcttatcagttctgtgtcaaccaaagcagaagtccaagttaaagtcaatgaTAATGAAGATTATCAATTGCTGAAGGTATTCCAGACTACTTTCTAGTGTTTCGGATTATTGTATTGTTTTGTATCCCGGACAATGTGTTTTGTccgggtttagtccctagcctatatatatgtgtgtgtattgtgtagattagggaAACCCTTTAGTGCTTGGTGCACCTCTCACAAGATCCCATCCATTCTCCATCACTGTGtgtattctagagagagagggagactatgtgttagtgagagaaagctaggtttagatctttgtgatctaaaccagcttgtagatgatgtatactcctttggtttgtgtaatctgtgatgactgattcatcaataaagagattcatcttctacatcttcttcatcttgttcatattttgttcttcatgtcttgaatcaagtgcaatgtttgatgttcgtcatcgatccgatgctttcacagtggtatcagagcatggttaccgattcggaatggtctaaccgccttccgaatcaccattgctttagatttgatgtttgtttccgccaaacatcttgaagacGTGAAGATTTTGGTCCAGATATGAAGAAATTCGAGCTGTGTTGGAGAGAACTGTTGGGTTTTTGgtagatctagggttttgatctgAAAAAGGCTCTGTCCGGATTTTTGTATGTGTTTTACTCGTCCGAGTTTCCATTCTGTGTCTGTGTTTCCGGTGTTTTGGTGAACCAGTGTGAAGTCCGGAGACTAGTTACTGAATCCATTGAGTCCGAGTTTCTTTACACTCATTGAGTCCGAGTTTCTTTACACCTCCATTGGGTCCGAGTTTTTATGggttttgttggtgcactacatttgttgatttcgtcttggatcgagtcatatattgtatagtatagattagggcaagatttacgagaaaataggagattaTACATGTTTAGTGAgcaggtttcgcttataaggtcattggtaaaggtttcgcttatgtgtactaggtagtttcgcttatgtgtactaggtagtttcgcttatacgtacacatgAGGTTCCGCTTCtgtggacatgtacgtataagcggaacctctacaCTATATAAACCTTagaagcgaaatcatttgtaactttgtcaaattccataccgaggtgctgccggtgtgaagaactgcgtGTAATCGGTTGATAATCAATACAATTagcagttttagtgaagattcagttgtttctaccttcgtttcttgttattccacaCCTGAAACGTAGTTTAACGCCTCTAAACGACTCAATCgagtcagaacacgatcctacaagtggtatcagagcttcaggaggaggagttctacagagatttGCTGGACTTCATAAaaaattcttacttctacaccttctttcttcatcagaacgagattttacggtcggaatccgctcaaaatttcacagattgtgtgttaGTAATCATagtcaaatccctgaaagtttgagcttaaaatacggactaaaaatggaccaaatgaTCTTCGGACCAGGTTTCGCTTTTTCGAACATATAGAGGTTTCGCTCAAAGGGTTTCGCTTCAAGTGTCAATTTGGAGTTTCGCTTGAGTGGTTCCGCTCCAAATTACTTGGTAGTTCCGCTTTTTTGTCACCTTAAGTGAGGTTCCGCTTCAAAATCATCagggttccgcttgaaaggttccgcttcaagGGACAGATTTGGAGTTTCGCTTATTGGTTTCGCTTCAAGTGCATTTTGAGGTTCCGCTCCAAAGGTCATCAataggtttcgctccaaaggacACTCAGGGTTTCGCTCTTTCGGTCACATCCTAGTTCCGCTTTTGAGAACATTTGcagttccgcttatttgaactCAGAAGTTTCGCTTCAACGGTAatttgaggtttcgcttattggTGCAAACACTGGTTTTGCTCATTTGTACTTTGAAGTTTCGCTTATCTGGTTATCTGGGTTTTCGCTTATTGTGCACACTcacatagtttcgcttatttgacactgtttttgaaaaacgtgctaaGTCTTCATGGATACCgatttctacaacgcatttgcaacaccgtctaaTCCAGCTGCTGTTGTTCAAGctatgaatttagaaaacgaaacgggaaccacccaaaagcccccgaaattgatgagtatcgaagaatactacgggtggaaagacagattcgagaactgggttcaggcgaatcatcttaggtcatgggaatgtatactgaagaaatatgtgttacctcgaacagaattgcaggtCATCAAACAGTTATCAGAATTTACGGATCAGGAACGAGttatgtacaaagcagaaaagatgatgatcagtctgttgcaacaagcgatcaaagaagacatattcattctgttacagcacgacaaaactgcaaagtcgatctaggatgctcttaaagtaaaatttgagggaagcgagaacatgataaagagcaagaaggcgctgcttaagaaagagtttgatctgttcagcagcttaccgggagaggatacaaagaagatgattgagagatactgtcacctgGTGCGATCGATGTCGATGttaagtattacaaaagatcaTGAAGAATGGGTGGACAAGCTTGCCGATGCTCTTCCAcaaaaagagtggggaacttatctgatgattctgaagaacacgggtgtttatgatgggttaacgattaCTCAGTTTATcaaaaagatcgagagtcaggatctggaacagtagaagatcgccaggatgaacagtccgagtggtcaacaggatgtgaagatgtactataaaggtagtattccagttcctgaaactgagagaagtccgaaaattcaaactgcgttcagtgctggggattcatcagaaaaggctgatcagAGTTCTggcaaaagcagcagtggattctcatcatttccgagtgttaatcctaaagagtcaaatacaagctttcagtctcagggcacaaagacaggaaatggatacgtgattcagtgcaacatagctctaaaccttccagaaggtcaaagcttttcagaagacactgctaaagaccacatggcacttcttggttctgtattgttatcttatgagggtctagttgctggtcggatcggaaatcctatgctcaccaaagaggattacgactaaatagacgccgaagagatggaattaatggatatcaaatggtgtcttgcaagagttcttcgacgtgctgaaaagtttaaaacaatcaccgggagaaatgactttcttgatgctcatgtatctactttaggttttgataaatctaaagttacttgttttcgatgcagggagaaaggccatttcaaacgggaatgcaagaatagagaagctagcggcgctcagaatccgttcggaaaagacgactactaccggaaagccatttatcagcaagttggtcaatcacaagattcacagacggctcatggtagaaaaattgaagattcaaagagagcgtgtttaGTGGACTTCAGCTGGAACAAATACATATCAtctgaaagcaaagcatgtatagtcgatcaagatgatgagagactacctgaaggcttcagctgggatatgtttgttgatgagaaaggagagttcaaagctttcatcgctaagattgttagagaaccagacatgtttgctacctggatgaagtctattggagtgaatgtgacgagtgaggatgaaaagtctgttacgtctgatgaaaattcagaaagtgttgatgaactttcagaaagatttggggaaatttcagagggttcagatgagagtgttcaaaatgttgctagttctgaaaaagaagttgtatttgatcaaacaccatctgattctggtttatcagatgctgattctgaaaaatctgtacagtttgataaatcaccagttgatagtagcagtgatgatgaggaagagaaacatattaatgttgctaaatctcatctttctcctgaaagttttcatttctattttgcagatcgcttgaagaaactgaaggagaaaagagctgctaaagaacaacaacaaatgaaatctgaaaatgttgttcagaatgtgaatgttgaaagtgttgctgagaagattgcTGAAGATGATAAGGTAATCGAAGCTGAGAAggtaaaagaagaagaaaaagggatAGAAGTGGtcaaaacaatcgaagttgaaaagattgttgaagtcgtcaagccttgcatgaagtgtttggaagcttgcaaggattgtgcagcaaaagacgacatcattgctgagtatgagaagaagaaggagcagttattgttcaacctcagctatgtgaaagaatcttatgatgtcttgaacaaaacagtaactggcctccaaaagacaaattcagaaagagaacaagcactaacgatgatgaatgctgtgatgatcaCTACGCCAAAATAGAGATACAGCCACACAAAAAAAAGTGTGACGATATGTCTTTCGCCACACATATTTTTTACAGGTCAAGTGTGACCAAAGGTCGAGTCATCGTAGGTATCATACGGCCACACACCTTTATTAGTGGCCGTAGAActtaaaagtgtggctaaagggtacCAACATTTTTGGTTAAAATCTAACATTTCATCcattaagtgtggctaaagggtagCAACGGCCACATGTATGTTACTTTAAGTGTGATCCTTACTGCTATATAGCCACAtaaattaccaaaaaaaaaattgttttagcCACATCAACTAAAAAAAAGTGTGGCAAAAAGGGTTGTTGTAATTAAGCATTATGCCCATTAAGTGTGGCTAAATGGTGGCAACGGCCACATGAACTATTGTGAGTGTGGCCgtttctattatatagtcacatGAACTTAGTGTAAGTGTGGTTGTTTCTATTATACAGACACACAAactaaaaacaaagtgatgatggTGTGGCTAATGGTTATTTATAGCCGCACGAAATCTTGTAATTTTAGGTATGACTATTGTCTAATCTTTGGTCACacgtatttttttttcttatggCGATTTCTATCATTCTGTCACACAAACAAGAAACAAAGTGACTATGGTGTGGCTATTGCCTAACCTTTGGTCACACGTATTTGTTTTTCCCATGACATTTGCTATAATTTCGtcacacaaacaaaaaacaaTCTCACGAATTGTGGCCGATTCTATTATATAGTTACATTAATTTATTGTAAGTGTGGCTAAAAACATTTACTAGACACACGACATTTTTGTAATGTTAAGTATGGCTATTGTCTAACCTTCGGTCACACATATTTATTTTTCCCATGACTTTTGCTATAATTTCGTCACACATATAAAAAACAATGTCACGAAAGTGTGGCTAATGGTTATATATAGCCACGTGTAGTTTTGTAATTTTAAGTATGGCTATTATCTAACATTTCACACACAATTTGTTTTTCCATGACATTTGTTATGGTTCCGCCACATCAAAACACAAACTAATGAAAGTATGGCTACCAATTATGTATAGCCACATGAAATTTTATAATTGAAGTGTCACTATTGTCTAACATTTGGTCACATTGGTTTTATGTAGCCATTTTCATATAATTAGCCATTTTATTTTCGattttttataaaactaaaacaaCAGTAACCTTGAGAAAACcaaataatattaacaataataaaccAAAATCCATACATAAGTTTTTAATTTAAATACTAATTCAAAACATAAAATTCTAATCAAAACCTATCTACAAAAGTTGCAAAGGAAATGCCTCTACACATAAACTAAGAACTAATTCTATTTCCACTTGTTTTGCCTTTGTGGAATGCTCCAAGATTTTATTGCAAAATTATTGACCAGCGAACAATTCAATCAATGACCAATCACCCGACATCAATGAGATCCGAGCTTCTGAACTGCTCCATCCCAATAAAAGCGTGCCTGATACATGCTCGCAAATGCAAAATCAGATGGAAAAACGTGTACGAATAACTCACAAGTTTTGCTTCCACTTCTTTCTTGCCTTTGCCTGATTCCAGTTCCTCCGATTCTAGAAATGGTGATCGCTCGCCTGTTGCAAAAGGTGAACTAAAATGTTAGTTCCATGAATccaatttggaaaaaaaaagtaATTTATATGATCAAATTACAAGCATTACCTGCTCTCGGAGAAGATGGAGGGGATAGGAATGTTGTCAAAGAACCGGCATGTAGAGCTGAAGAGACTCCTAGTGTGCTTTTGAGCTGGctcctgaaaattaaaataacataAAATGTTAAGATGTCATCCTCATGATGTAAAGAATAACGAAACCTACGTATACAACTAAAGTGCTAAACGTTCTGTCAATATATTAGATAAGGTGTCATTATTCTTCATCAAGAATTCTGTATAAACCCCAGCCAGGGCTGAGAGACAAGCAGAGATGACGCCCAACATGTACCCTGGGATTAATGATGAGATAGTCACAAGATCCTTCTCCGCATCCTTTAACCTATATTAGAATAACCGATAGCTCGATAAGGTACCATCTCACTAGTAGATTTTACAAGCAGTAACATCACTGGACTAATTTGTATAAAAATACAAGACATGTGAACTAATTGGTATAAAATACCAGCAGTTACATCATTTGAACAAATTGTAAGTATCAACTATCAAGTCctattttatatattttcaatAAAATCTTCTCATATATATCAGCTAAAAGTTTATGCGCAATAGAAATTACAGGGGAAGACATGTGACTGGTAATAGCACCTGACTTGTGGTTGTTCCAAACTTCCAATAGCCAATAATTCGATTGCCATCCACTGCAAATTAGAGAGCTTCCTCTTCAAAAACAGCCAAAAgtgttaaaaaataataataataacttcaCAGCCAATAAAAAAATTGTGTTCTATTCAGTATTTaccatcaaacaaacaaacaaagcaTCATAAAATGCACCTTCATGATTTTTAGACCATTTCACTAATCTCCATGTAAAATCTTCCGgttttaaacttgtttacgagccAAGTCCGAACCTAAAAAATAACTTGTTTAGTAAACGAGTCTGAACCCGAACTTCATTTAttgagctcgcgagcctaaatgaatctattatttatataatttttattgaatatattaattaatatataataaacgagccgagctcaagcttaaAAAACGACCAACGAGCTGACCTCGGGCTTTGAAGACGAAGCTCGAACCAAGTAGagctcgagctctcataagttaatcgagctcggcTTGGcccggctcgtttgcacccctaaaaTATTATACGCGTGCAAGTTAGCTTCATGTAATGAAATAGCGAACACAAAAATAAAACTGCGGGCCATACACTTGAAAACAAAGTTTTAGTGCAAGCCTAACTATTCTACATCAGTAATCTCCACAAACACACAATTTGAATGAACTCATGATACAAAACAAGATAAGAATAATAATTGTTACTTTTTTGGCCAGTAAAGGGGATTTTATGACCACAATAAACAAACAGTAGCCTCCCTTAGCAAGAAGCTAAAGGAAGGCAACACACATACAGCTAGAAGACATACATAACAAACAAAAACTACAACAAACAAACAAGGCAAAAATAAGACTAAAACCCCAAGTTAACCCATGCAAATGGGAAGAGATGATGAACATTAGAAAATACGGTGACTCCCTTAAATCTCCCTTAATTATGTTGAGCCCGTCTACGCGCTCTACGTGTTttcaactcaaaaaaaaaaaattgggaacAATTTTAGATTACAAAAGGTGATCCTTGCTAAGCATGATGTTagataaaatatataattaaactTAGTTTATCAGGATATTTAAATCAAAAAGAGGCCTctgcatctcaaggatcaagttTAAAACACTTATAAGTTACAAGCACTCAAGGTTAATCAACAACCTAATTTCAGTTGTAGCTAAACAAGTCAAATTTGATCTCGTGTCATCATTTCAAAACTTAAAAACTTGAGCAAAACCATGGAAAATCAAGAGTAACACACACCTTCAAGAAACCTTTACCAAGATATCTGAACCTCCATCTCTTAAATCCAAAGCTTCATATATACCTATAAACCATTTTTTTcaaataaattttataaatttctCATGAACCAATACAACACTTATATACAAGCTACTCAAAGTATAAATAACTGCTAAAACACCAAACCTGTAGAAGCGCCGCTAGGTACGGCAACTCTGGCCAAAGTTCCATCGGAAAGAGTAACATCAACCTTAAATTAATCAATCAATTAATCATCAACACCAACAATCACAGCATAACACATTCCGATTTACTCATTTACAACCCGTACTGTTCCCACCCGAACTGCTTTAACGGGTCAGAATAATCAATTAAACTTCTACATAACCTAAAATTCAACTTGAAATTTTCACCTAATCAACTAACTAGAACTAAAACTAAAAACAAACGAGCATTATGAATCACTACAAATCTGAAACTAACTACAAATTTTCACCTAATTAGCTAACTAGAACTAAAATTAACAAAAACCGATCATAACAAATCACTacaaatcaacaatcaaacacaTGAACTTCGGGACGAATGTCATAATTTTCACGAATCTGTGGAGTTTTATCAATAAAGTTTAACTCTTGAAGCATTTTCAGTTTATTATAtccacaaaaaaaaaaccatgaaCATGCAGATTACTACTTACAGGGTCTGAATAAACAACCACAAAACGCTTTTTGAATAAATGCGAAGAAAATAGGGTTCTTGCACTTACCTTAATCACGTCAGTCCTTAATTGGTTTTCAGATCTCCGATTAAGGTCTAGAATCGGATGGCTTCCGATTTATGTTCCTCTTCCTTCGGTTCGCGTTCAATCAAAGGAGAGATTAGATGGATTCAATGGAGATGTTGCGTGTCCGGTTTGTTTCTCTCTTTATCGTAATGCCAAAACAAGCTAATTAAACAAAAAGAGAAGAGGGGGTATCAATACGAGATCTCTGGGGATGAATTTTGGGAGGGGAATCCATTTAGGGTTAAAGAAAAATAGGGGAAAAGCAAAAACGAACATGTTTTAGGAGAGAGATACAAGAGAAAGGAGAGGGAAATTAGAAATTTTTTGGGAAATGGTGGGAAACaaaaattaaagttatatttttttcataaattacataaaataataataaaaaaaactatatttataTTACGTTTGAAAGATTTGTGTTGTGTATGAAAATCATGTCATAAATATGAACCCGAACATGACCCGACTGAATTTAAGTTATGCAATCttatgttaatttctcttttaagttataattatagtataaaatacacacccaaattattttataacataaaatatattgtaatatagaatataatataaatgggttaaacgagTCAACCCGATAACCCGACCGGTTTAACCTGAACCCGCCTACTTGAGTTGAATGGGTCcacgggttcaacctgaaactgacccaaACCCGTTTAGACAAAATTCAAACCCGTAAAtgtcgtgttaggttcgtgttaTTTTTCGGGTCGTGTTAGAATTCACACTCTACTCACTATAGCATTCTTACAACTAGGTCAACAACCCTAAATGACATTCATTGGGCCTAATTGACCATCATTGAGATTAACAACCCTAACTGGCCTTCATTAGGCCTAATTGACCTTTATTAAGCCCAACTAACTATCATTGAAGCTAGCTGACAATCATCAGACCTAGTTGACTTTCATTGGGCCTAATTGACCATCATTGAGCTCAAAAACCGTAATTAACCATCATTTGGCCTAAATGACCATCATTGGGTCTATTTGATCACCACTGGCCATCACTGAGCCTCAACAACTCTAGTTGACCTTCATTGAACCAAGTTTACCATCGTTAGGTCTAATTGACCGTCATTGGGCGTAATTGGCCATCATTGATCTTAACAACTCTAACTAGCCTTCATTAGGACTAATTGACCTTTATTAAGCTCAACTAACTATCATTGAAGCTAACTGACAATCATTAGACCTATTTGACTTTCATTGGGCCTAATGGGCCTTCATTGAGCTAAAAAACCGTAATTAACCATCACTTGGCCTAAATGA of Helianthus annuus cultivar XRQ/B chromosome 1, HanXRQr2.0-SUNRISE, whole genome shotgun sequence contains these proteins:
- the LOC110883837 gene encoding uncharacterized protein LOC110883837 — its product is MKRKLSNLQWMAIELLAIGSLEQPQVRLKDAEKDLVTISSLIPGSQLKSTLGVSSALHAGSLTTFLSPPSSPRAGERSPFLESEELESGKGKKEVEAKLVSYSYTFFHLILHLRACIRHAFIGMEQFRSSDLIDVG